A genomic window from Cucumis melo cultivar AY chromosome 8, USDA_Cmelo_AY_1.0, whole genome shotgun sequence includes:
- the LOC103485257 gene encoding autophagy-related protein 13b isoform X1, giving the protein MASSHNTHSETAKVEQILTEFFPKTLQIILESRAPCISSRNFSGEQVLSSPSSSSSSSSSMRPRDKWFNLALRECSATLENIDLWRPNYHEPMVVDVILVQRQFGLDSVNASPRKDLVRHLSLKEKYPLSFNSDKDEFGSQTKSEKVVERWMVHYESRKNRDSNSGSRRSSNSTAHTYKKTILLLRSLYAFVRLLPAYKVFQDISSSGQIHPFTLAHRVSSFVEPFTRREEAEMQRFVFTPVDTSCGRLCLSVLYRSSLSDINSEPSTPMSPQVIPEYVGSPLADPLKRFPTLPVTIAPSHGSPSSLPFSRRHSWSYDRFRPSPPSVSFSPSPTHSESHALISNPAFPRLPPSSLPSQLPEMVIGHKDNMNYDEYYPSPVFSQSPSLSPPIRIPVKRLPNGLLQSESAPPSAPIAKLPHSPALSSKPNLPPSPPLKASGAIISRINRDVGPLPAGSAIGKSSSLGRDESRRISGWRVSSNNSPISRSSSRSFPDDLDDPEFPCPFDVDEDEMTDRGSRPESFDQKGNLCDMLEPGGFFPLRKSQDAAVGALVRMLQKAPPLRQDFTNSTADLGQPPTPDSPSRNIQLGNQISESLASKSRYAPSSSIAASGLFVPKTTADALEELQSYREMKNLLLRQAGKTHT; this is encoded by the exons ATGGCTTCTTCTCATAATACTCATTCCGAGACGGCAAAAGTTGAGCAAATTTTAACTGAATTCTTTCCCAAAACGCTACAAATTATACTGGAATCGAGGGCCCCTTGTATTTCATCGCGTAATTTTAGTGGTGAACAAGTTCTGTCTTCTCCATCTTCCTCCTCCTCGTCTTCCTCGAGTATGAGGCCAAGGGACAAATGGTTTAATTTGGCTCTTCGTGAATGCTCTGCAACGTTAGAGAATATTGATCTCTGGCGTCCGAATTATCATGAACCTATGGTTGTTGATGTTATTTTGGTGCAGAGGCAATTTGGTTTAGACTCTGTTAATGCTTCTCCTAGGAAAGATCTTGTCAGGCATTTGTCTCTGAAAGAGAAATATCCACTCTCTTTCAATTCTGATAAGGATGAGTTTGGAAGTCAGACCAAGAGTGAGAAGGTTGTAGAGAGATGGATGGTGCATTATGAGAGTAGGAAAAACCGGGATAGTAATTCTGGTAGCAGAAGGTCCAGTAATAGTACTGCACACACCTACAAGAAAACCATTTTACTCTTAAGGTCTTTATATGCCTTTGTGAGACTTTTACCTGCCTATAAGGTTTTTCAAGATATCAGTTCATCTGGTCAGATTCACCCTTTTACTCTTGCTCATCGCGTGTCTTCCTTTGTTGAGCCTTTCACCAGGAGGGAAGAGGCCGAAATGCAGCGCTTTGTGTTCACTCCTGTCGACACTTCTTGTGGTAGACTATGCCTCTCGGTGTTATACCGTTCATCCCTTTCTGACATAAACTCTGAACCATCAACTCCTATGTCTCCTCAAGTTATTCCTGAATATGTTGGGAGTCCATTGGCAGATCCATTGAAAAGGTTTCCTACGCTCCCTGTAACGATAGCACCATCTCATGGATCTCCATCGTCGTTGCCATTCTCAAGACGTCATAGTTGGAGTTACGACCGTTTTAGACCCTCCCCACCTTCAGTCTCCTTTTCACCTTCACCAACACATTCAGAGTCTCATGCTTTAATTTCAAATCCAGCCTTTCCCCGTTTACCTCCTTCAAGCTTACCTTCACAACTGCCTGAAATGGTTATAGGACATAAAGATAATATGAACTACGATGAATATTACCCTTCTCCTGTCTTTTCCCAATCACCCTCACTGTCACCACCAATTCGCATTCCTGTAAAGCGCTTGCCAAATGGTCTATTGCAGTCTGAAAGTGCTCCTCCAAGTGCACCTATTGCAAAGCTTCCTCATTCCCCTGCATTGTCAAGCAAACCGAATTTGCCGCCATCCCCTCCACTTAAAGCTTCTGGAGCAATTATTTCTAGGATTAATAGAGATGTTGGTCCATTGCCGGCTGGCTCTGCAATTGGAAAG TCATCTTCTCTTGGAAGAGATGAAAGCCGAAGAATTTCAGGCTGGAGGGTATCATCCAATAACTCACCAATTTCAAGAAGCTCCAGTAGATCTTTTCCAGATGATTTAGATGATCCAGAGTTTCCATGCCCCTTTGATGTGGATGAGGATGAGATGACAGATAGAGGTAGCAG ACCTGAATCCTTCGACCAAAAAGGAAACCTTTGCGACATGCTGGAACCTGGGGGATTTTTCCCACTCCGTAAATCTCAAGATGCTGCTGTTGGCGCCCTAGTACGTATGCTTCAAAAAGCTCCACCACTTCGCCAAGACTTCACCAATTCCACTGCAGATCTTGGACAACCCCCTACACCTGATTCTCCAAGCAGAAATATCCAACTGGGAAATCAAATATCTGAGTCATTGGCTTCAAAGAGTCGCTATGCTCCCTCCTCTAGTATCGCAGCCTCAGGTCTTTTTGTGCCTAAAACTACAGCTGATGCATTGGAAGAACTACAAAGCTATAGAGAGATGAAAAATTTGTTGCTAAGGCAAGCTGGGAAAACTCATACATGA
- the LOC103485257 gene encoding autophagy-related protein 13b isoform X2, whose protein sequence is MASSHNTHSETAKVEQILTEFFPKTLQIILESRAPCISSRNFSGEQVLSSPSSSSSSSSSMRPRDKWFNLALRECSATLENIDLWRPNYHEPMVVDVILVQRQFGLDSVNASPRKDLVRHLSLKEKYPLSFNSDKDEFGSQTKSEKVVERWMVHYESRKNRDSNSGSRRSSNSTAHTYKKTILLLRSLYAFVRLLPAYKVFQDISSSGQIHPFTLAHRVSSFVEPFTRREEAEMQRFVFTPVDTSCGRLCLSVLYRSSLSDINSEPSTPMSPQVIPEYVGSPLADPLKRFPTLPVTIAPSHGSPSSLPFSRRHSWSYDRFRPSPPSVSFSPSPTHSESHALISNPAFPRLPPSSLPSQLPEMVIGHKDNMNYDEYYPSPVFSQSPSLSPPIRIPVKRLPNGLLQSESAPPSAPIAKLPHSPALSSKPNLPPSPPLKASGAIISRINRDVGPLPAGSAIGKSSSLGRDESRRISGWRVSSNNSPISRSSSRSFPDDLDDPEFPCPFDVDEDEMTDRGSRSTILPRLNYCY, encoded by the exons ATGGCTTCTTCTCATAATACTCATTCCGAGACGGCAAAAGTTGAGCAAATTTTAACTGAATTCTTTCCCAAAACGCTACAAATTATACTGGAATCGAGGGCCCCTTGTATTTCATCGCGTAATTTTAGTGGTGAACAAGTTCTGTCTTCTCCATCTTCCTCCTCCTCGTCTTCCTCGAGTATGAGGCCAAGGGACAAATGGTTTAATTTGGCTCTTCGTGAATGCTCTGCAACGTTAGAGAATATTGATCTCTGGCGTCCGAATTATCATGAACCTATGGTTGTTGATGTTATTTTGGTGCAGAGGCAATTTGGTTTAGACTCTGTTAATGCTTCTCCTAGGAAAGATCTTGTCAGGCATTTGTCTCTGAAAGAGAAATATCCACTCTCTTTCAATTCTGATAAGGATGAGTTTGGAAGTCAGACCAAGAGTGAGAAGGTTGTAGAGAGATGGATGGTGCATTATGAGAGTAGGAAAAACCGGGATAGTAATTCTGGTAGCAGAAGGTCCAGTAATAGTACTGCACACACCTACAAGAAAACCATTTTACTCTTAAGGTCTTTATATGCCTTTGTGAGACTTTTACCTGCCTATAAGGTTTTTCAAGATATCAGTTCATCTGGTCAGATTCACCCTTTTACTCTTGCTCATCGCGTGTCTTCCTTTGTTGAGCCTTTCACCAGGAGGGAAGAGGCCGAAATGCAGCGCTTTGTGTTCACTCCTGTCGACACTTCTTGTGGTAGACTATGCCTCTCGGTGTTATACCGTTCATCCCTTTCTGACATAAACTCTGAACCATCAACTCCTATGTCTCCTCAAGTTATTCCTGAATATGTTGGGAGTCCATTGGCAGATCCATTGAAAAGGTTTCCTACGCTCCCTGTAACGATAGCACCATCTCATGGATCTCCATCGTCGTTGCCATTCTCAAGACGTCATAGTTGGAGTTACGACCGTTTTAGACCCTCCCCACCTTCAGTCTCCTTTTCACCTTCACCAACACATTCAGAGTCTCATGCTTTAATTTCAAATCCAGCCTTTCCCCGTTTACCTCCTTCAAGCTTACCTTCACAACTGCCTGAAATGGTTATAGGACATAAAGATAATATGAACTACGATGAATATTACCCTTCTCCTGTCTTTTCCCAATCACCCTCACTGTCACCACCAATTCGCATTCCTGTAAAGCGCTTGCCAAATGGTCTATTGCAGTCTGAAAGTGCTCCTCCAAGTGCACCTATTGCAAAGCTTCCTCATTCCCCTGCATTGTCAAGCAAACCGAATTTGCCGCCATCCCCTCCACTTAAAGCTTCTGGAGCAATTATTTCTAGGATTAATAGAGATGTTGGTCCATTGCCGGCTGGCTCTGCAATTGGAAAG TCATCTTCTCTTGGAAGAGATGAAAGCCGAAGAATTTCAGGCTGGAGGGTATCATCCAATAACTCACCAATTTCAAGAAGCTCCAGTAGATCTTTTCCAGATGATTTAGATGATCCAGAGTTTCCATGCCCCTTTGATGTGGATGAGGATGAGATGACAGATAGAGGTAGCAG ATCCACCATACTTCCACGGTTGAATTACTGTTATTAA